The sequence GTGGTGTTAGGAGGATAACTTCAGGAATGGAGAGTGGAACTACTTTCATAAGAAGTATCCTTTTACGAAAGTTTAAAAGAAACGTTCATGAGTATCAGCCAGGCGGAGGAGCATTTTTCCCAACTCCGTTTTGGCCATAGTTTCGCCTCGGGCTCTTAGTTGCTCAAGGCTGATAAAACCCATACGGAATGCAGCCTCTGTTGGGGAACCAACAAGCATGCCCTGTCGGGATTGAATAGCTTGTACAAATGTTCCAGCTTGCATAAGACTGTCAGGTATGCCGGCATCCAACCAGGCACATCCACGTCCTAAAAGACTAACATGTAGCTTGTCTTCTTCAAGGTACATTTTATTGAGATCTGTAATTTCCAGCTCACCACGGGGGCTGGGGCGTAGTTTCTCAGCTTTTTCACAGACTTTATTATCGTAAAAATAAAGTCCCGTGACGGCCCAGTTCGATGAAGGATGTTCCGGTTTTTCCTCAATAGAAAGAGCCTTGCCGGTTTCATCAAAGCTGATGACACCATAACGTTGCGGATCTTTTACCTGGTAAGCAAAGACTGTAGCGCCACTTTCTCTGTCATGGGCTGTTTGTAATTTTGTGCTCAGTCCATCGGCAAAAATAAGATTATCACCTAGAGCAAGGGCGCATGGCGCGTTATTTAACCAATCAGCAGCGATCAGGAACGCTTGGGCTATGCCATCAGGCTTTGCTTGAGTGCGATAGGTGAATTCTACACCAAATTGTGAGCCATCACCCAATAATTTTTGAAATTGCGGCAGGTCATGCGGTGTGGTGATAATCATGATCTCTTTGATACCCGACAAAATTAACGTCGTGAGCGGGTAATAAATCATGGGTTTATCAAAAACAGGTAAAAGCTGCTTTGAAATAGCTAATGTCATTGGGTGCAGGCGTGTACCTGAACCTCCTGAAAGAAGAATGGCTTTCATAGGCTTCATGACCTCGTACCCAACCTTTGACCTGTGTAACGTTTATCGAGAATATTTTGCCACCAGTTCTCATTTTCGAGGAACCAGTTAATTGTTTTGCGCAAGCCCATATCAAAGTTATGAGCGGCCTTCCATTCGAGAGCTTGCTCTGCATGGGTTGGGTTAATTTCATAACGGAAGTCATGACCAGGCCGGTCAGAAACGAAATTTATAAGTCTTTCACGCGGTCCTGCCGGATCGGGTTTTAACTCGTCCAGAATAGCACAGATTTTTTTAACAACTTCAAGATTTGAGCATGGTTGGCGGCCACTAATGGCATAAGTTTCGCCCGGAACGCCACGTTCAATGGCACGAACAAGAGCCTCTGCGTGATCTTCGACAAAAAGCCAATCGCGAATATTGCTCCCTTTGCCATAAACGGGAAGAGGCTGCCCTTTGAGGGCTTTTATAATAATGAGTGGGATAAGTTTTTCAGGAAAATGCCACGGGCCGTAATTATTGGTTGTGTTGGTTACAAATGCGGGGAGACCATAAGTACTATGCCAGGCTCTTACCAGATGGTCTGAAGAGGCCTTGCTGGCTGAATATGGACTACGGGGATCATAGGGTGATTGTTCCGTAAAAGCTGGCGCTTCTATGTCCAAATGGCCAAAGACTTCATCGGTAGAGATGTGATGAAAACGGAAAGAGTTCTTTTTCTCTGCTTCGAGATTATTCCAGTATTTACGGCTCGCTTCAAGAAGCATGTATGTGCCGATGATATTGGTTTGAATGAAAATTGCTGGATCATCAATTGAACGATCTACATGACTTTCAGCAGCAAGATGCATGACGGCATCTGGTTTATAAGTTGCAAAAAGACGGTGTAATTCGCTGACATTAACAATATCAACGCGTTCATGCTGATAGCGTGAGCTCTGCTCAATAGATGAAAGATTCTCAGCCGAAGCAGCATATGTCATGCAATCGACATTAAGAACAGTGTGAGATGTTTTGTTAATGAGGTGACGTATTACAGCAGAGCCGATAAAACCATAGCCACCCGTCAGTAAAATATGCATTAATAAACCAGTCTTAAACGAGGCAAGAATTATTGTTTAAAATGACTGCTAGCAAAATATTTAAGGCATTTTCCTCAAAAAAGCTATAGAGCAATCAGGCTAAGGTGTTACTATTAAGTTAATCTTATAAGATATGTTTATAAACTATAAATTAATATTTTAATGTGTTCCCAAAAAGGCTAAACTCAAGGAAAGAAAGGAAATGCTGTTTTCTGCACCTTGAAAAGCTTCAATGAACAAGGGCATTCAAGCTTTGCCACGCTTTAAAGTAAAAATTGAGGTAATTAATCCTTTATTGAGAGAAAGTTACCCTTTAATAATGCGCTTTAAATGGAGGCGGCAAAAGAAAATTTTGTGAATGATAGAATAAGTTCCTCAAAAAAACTTCAGGCTCATTTTCTTGATGGCCCTCAGCTACAGGAAAATGTAACACGCTTTTGGTTAATTCGTCATGCAGTGGTTGATTCCTCGGTAAGAAAGCTAATGTATGGTGCTGATAATGTGCCATTATGTCCGACTTCTTTAAGGCAGCAAGAGCCCATATATGAACGTTTGGCCTGTCGTTTGCCCAAAAATGCTGATTGGATATCATCGCCTTTAAAAAGAGCGATTCACACAGCAGAAGCTATAAAAAAAGCAGGGAATTTTGAAGGCACGTTACAAATAGAATCTGGTTTTATAGAGCAGTCTTTGGGTGAATGGAGCAGTTTGCCTCACCAGGATTTTTCACTCTACCCTGAGCAAAACCCTCATTATTTTTGGCCATTATCAGCAACGGAGCGCCCTCCACAGGGAGAGAGTATGGAAGATGTTCAAAAACGTGTAGGGACTGCATTAGACTATTGGGCAGATAAAAATTTAGGAAAAGAGACCATTATCATCAGTCATGGTGGGGCTATACGCATGGCGTTGGCCCATGCATTAGGTATTTCTGCTACATCTGCTTTACATTTTGTAATACAAAATTTATCGGTTACTGCTCTGGAGCATATTGATGGGCAGTGGCGTGTCATAATGGTTAATACCCTCTCACATTTTGAGGAGAGTGCTGAGTGAAGCGCTGGTTTAAAGATGACCTTTTTAAGCTGGTCTTAAAAAATGCTGGCAGGTTGGCTTCAGGCAAACTTGTAGGGGCTCTTTTAGGCCTTGGCGCTTTAGCATGCGCTACACATGCCATGTCACCAAGTGAGTTTGGTGTTTTAATTCTGATTAAGGCCTATGCTCAGCTTATTGCCGATATAGGACAATTTCAGGGGTGGCAGGTTATTTTGCACTATGGTTCTATTCCCTGGCAGCAGGGTGAAGTAGACCGTGTTAAAACAGCGACAAAATTTTCTGTAGGGTTAGATTTATTAGCTGGTTTTGCCTCCATGATTGTAGGCATGGCTGTCTTGTTACTTTTAGGACCTCACTTAGGTGTTCACCCAGAGCATCGTGCTTTGGCTTTTTTCTACTGCACACTCATTCCATTTTTGACCTGTTCAAGTCCTTACGGCATTTTGAGGCTCTTTGACCGGGTCGATGTTATTAGCAGACAACAAATTGTCTCACCCATGGTTAGAACAACTTTAAGTGTTCTGACATTAGTGATGGGATGGGGGCTGACAGGCTTTGTTGTAGCCTGGTATGCAGGGGTTTTAGCGGCAGATTTATATGTATTTACCTGTTGCTGGAAAGAGTTAAAACGCAGAAACATTCAAGGGGCCTTAAAGCCCAGCCTCCTAAAGGCAGCACGTAATATGCCCAAGGGAATGTGGAGCTTTGTGTGGCTCACAAGTGTTAACACAGTTTTAACCTCTGTGTGGGGGTCTCTCAGCAACCTTCTTATTGGTCGAACTTTAGGCACAGCGGCAGCCGGTCTTTATAGCTTAGCTGTGACATTTATTGACGCTGTGCAACGGCCTGTGCGTCTTTTAGAAAAGAGCTATTATCCTGAAGTTGCGCGTTTGGATACGCGAACCACAAAACCATGGAAATTAGCCGCCAAGATGAGTTTCTTAGGAGCTTGTCTTGGTATAGTGGTTTCTCTCATTGTTTATATTGGTGGGAAACCAGTTATTAGTCTGTTTGGCCATCGCTATGGAGAGGCTGCAACCCTTATGTTGTGGATGGCGCCCTCCCTTGTGTTTAATATGGCTGCTTTTCCTCTTTATGGGCTTCTTTATACAGCAGGAAAATTTAAGGTGCTTACGGGCACACAGTTAATTTCTTCACTATTTTATACAGTCCTTCTCATTTATATGAGCCATAATTACGGCCTGGACGGAGCAGGATTGGCCTTTGCCATAGGAACATTATTTGGTGCTTTAATAAATGTTGTCATTGCTATAGTGACCTTTATAAGGAGACGTCACATTATTTTACCACATGAACGCGAGATACGCGGTTCCTGAAGATTATTGCTTAATTTATGTATGACGAAGGGACTTCGTATGCGGCCTTCCCTAGAGAAGACAATCTTCCCACAGAAAACTTTAGACACAGTTTTTGAGCATGTTCTGTTAGATGATGTTATTAATCTTAATGCGTCATTGAGTGATGAAGTTATAGAAGCAGACTATACGGCTGAAGAGATAGAAGCTTCTTACGATTTATGCTGGCAGCTTTTGGAACGTGGGGTAGATTTTGAGCAGTTTCGTAGTCTGATTGCCAAAATAGCCTTTACCGGAAGCGCTACTGAGGAAGAACGCCTGGCCTTCAAATATGCTCGTGCACGGTTTAAGCATATGCGTTTTGCGTGCAATAATTTTGATAAGCGTCACCGTTATCCAAAGCTTTTTCATAAGGTCATTATCCTTATGGGTAAGATGCAGGACGCTTTTAAAAATACTCAGCGTTTTGCAACGCTGATATATGGTCTCATATTATGGCTGATTTTATCGCCTTCTTGCTATTGGCTCATAGCAAGAGAACTTACCGATTTCAGAGCTGAGTCCCCAGCAGGATTAAGGGCTTATCACAGGCGTGAAAATCAAAAATTAGAAAAGCTTTTCAAAAAACAAAATAAACTGGCAGCTCACGATTTTCATCTCATGCGCAAAATCATCAGCCGTCGTGTTGCTTTTAACGATACTCTTAGAACAATCAGACCATCGCCCAAATTGGATCGGTTTTCAGCTTATTTGGCGACCATGAACGGCATTATGGGTGATATGCATGATGAGCTGGTCGAAAAGCGTTATGTTGATAAACAGGGTTATTATAAAAACAGTGTCCCCTTCCCAGGAGATCTGGCTGAACGCATCCAGTGCTTTTTAAACAAAGAAAAACAGGTATAAGTTTTATAAAAATTTGGCAGCACTAAGCTTGGCGATTACATTTTGCTTTACCTTGTCATAAGGCTGTGAGGCGTCAATAATTTTTTTAGGAGCGCCATTAAATGTTATATGAGGCATGATATCGATTTTAGTTTGAAGAGCTTCGATATCATGATCTGGTTTTCTTTGATGTGCTGTCTGCGCATCAACTTCTAAAAAGATAATGAGATCAGGCTTAAAAGCGGCCATTTTCAGATAGAGACGTTTTTCTATTAAGGCCATAGCCCTAATAAAAGGGTTATTTGTACGAGCGGCTGAAAGACCCGGACCATCACATTGACCAGCTATTTCTGCCTGAGGGTAGCGGTCTGTGATGACCAGATAACCTTTTTCTACAGCTTTCTTTACACGTCTAAAACGTTTCAGGCGGATAAGAGAAAATATAAATACAACCAAAGCCGTTATAAAGCCCGGTATTTTCTCACCTTTAGTGCGTGTTTTTTTTGCCTTACTCGTAAGTTTTTTTTCGAGGAGAGGGCCGAGAAGAGGCCATTGTCCTATGCGCCTTCCAAGATCACCCGATCCTAGTCCAAGATAGCCATAGACGGTTTTTCTATTCCGTCCAAGAATACGCACCAGGTCAGCACTTAGGCTAGATTTACCTGAGCCATCGCATCCAACAAGAGCAATAAGGTGGCCATAACGAATTTTAGGCTGAGACGGCATGATATTGTCACTATCTTGTTTTGTGAGGATAAGCTTCCAGAACGCTGGCAACAGCCTTTTTAGCCTGTGCCAGAACCTCTTCAAGAGGGTCTGTCGCATTGAGATCTAATATTGGTGCCCCGTCAAAGGTTAATCTGCCAACATCAGAAATTTTACGTGCCAATTTATAGCTTTTATGATCGGGTTTGCGACTCATTGCCGTCTCAAGGTCGACATTAAGCCGAATCACAAGATCCGGCTTAAAATGTGACATACGTCTATATAAAATATTTTCGATCTTCATAAGGAGATGAAGAAATCTTCCTTTAAAAGAAAGATTAGCTAAAGACGGTCCATCCATAGGGCCAGGGATAAGGTTTTGAGGAAATCTGTCAGTTAAAATAGCAAAGCCACGTGCGTGATAACATCTCATTCGGGCGAAGCGAAAAACGCGCCTCATAGACATAACAAATTCAACGAATGTGGCTAAAAAACTAGAATTTTTCTTAATTTTTAAACGCTTATGCTCTTTTTCATTACGTTTGGTAAAAATAGGTCCGATAATAGGAATAGTCTTAATATATCGCCCAAGATTTCCAGCCTGCTTTCCGAGATGGCAAAAAGCGGTAGGACGATTTTTATTCATTTCTTCATAAAGTACTTGCCCGACAGTCGATTTTCCACTCCCATCTGAGCCAATCAAAGCAATAACAGGTTGTTTGCGGCCTTGTTGGGGGTCAATGGAAGGGCTTTCCCTATCAAACATCTTAAAATATTCCGTTTTAGTTTAGGAGAGTGTAAGAAATACTCTCTTTAAGTCTTATTTTAAGACTATGCGAACGCGCTCTATCAAGACAAGGGTTAATTCACTAAAACTTGTTTGATTATCTTAGATAATTTTTTATTAAAGAGCCTGACGATGCAGGCTTGGAGCTGGGCTTTAAAGCCCGGTTCTTTAATTTTAGCGGAAATTATTCGAATATGGTGGGCACACTAGGGTTCGAACCTAGGACCCGCTGATTAAGAGTCAGCTGCTCTACCAACTGAGCTATGTGCCCATATTCAATATCTCTAAAAGAGACAAGCGATTTTCTAACAGCCTCCCTCTCATTGGACAAGAGGGAAGAGGGTAAAATTTTTCTTTTGTTTAAATCTGCTTCCCCTGAAAACCATGTTTGAGAAGCTGCAGAAGAGTCTCAAATTGCTCTAATGAGTCATAATTGACCTTCAAGCTTCCTTTTTTTCCATTAAATGTAATTTTGGTTTTTAGACCCAGACGTTGAGATAAATCATCCTCAATTTTGAGAATGTCAGCCTCTCTTGCAGATTGTGGTTTTTCGCGTGCCTGTGCATTCTGACTTTGCACAGCCAGGACTTCAGTCTGACGAACGCTAAGGCCTTTTTCTAAAACAATCTTCATAGCGGCAACCGGGTCAGGATGCGCCAATAAAGCTCGTGCATGGCCAGCACTTAACAAACCATCGCGTAAATGTTGCCTTACGGCTTCAGGCAAATTAAGGAGCCTGAGTGTGTTAGCCAGATGCGAGCGGGATTTTCCTAAAGCCCCTGCTAATTCCTCTTGTGTCAGGTGATAATCATCAATCAGTCTCTGTAAACCCTCAGCTTCTTCTATAGGGTTAAGGTCAGAGCGTTGCAGGTTTTCTACCATAGCTGCAGCCATGGCATCACTATCATCAAGTTGCTTGATATGAACCGGCACTTCATGCAACCCGGCTTGCTGAGAGGCGCGCCAGCGACGTTCACCAGCTATGATCTGATAATGCCCATTATTTTGTGGGTCAGGCCGTACGAGTAAGGGCTGAAGCACACCACGTGAGCGTATGGAATCGGCTAGCTCAGCTAATTTAGCACTATCCATATTTTTGCGTGGCTGAAAAGGACTGGGTGCTAAAAGATCAATTGATAATGTAGTTTGCTGATATGACGAGGCATTACGGGGAGAGGGGGTACTAACCCGGCTTAGTTGAGGCGCTTTATCCCCCAATAAAGCCGCAAGACCACGTCCTAAACGGGGTGATGAATCTTTTTTAGCCATTGGCCTTTTTCCCCTTTAAGCGTTTTAAGAGTTCCTCAGCGAGAGACAAATAGGCTGTGGCCCCTTTAGAGCGTTTATCATAATCCAGAACCGATTTACCAAAACTCTGCGCTTCAGAAATACGGATATTACGCGGTATGATCGTATCATAAACCTGGTTACCAAAGAAGTTACGGGCATCTTCTGCAACAAGGTTAGAAAGCTTATTTCGTTTATCATACATGGTGAGCACAATTCCTTCGAGATGAAGGTCTGCGTTAAAAGCCATGCGAACGCGTTCTATCGTGCGTAAAAGTTGGCTAATGCCTTCCAGGGCAAAAAATTCGCATTGTAAGGGTACTAAAACGCTCTGAGCTGCCACCAAGGCATTTAATGTAAGCAAACCTAAGCTTGGTGGGCAATCTATGAGAATAACATCATAAGGCCCTTCGACAGCCTGTAGGGCGTCATGGAGGCGATATTCACGCCTTTCTTGATCAATCATCTCAATTTCGGCCCCAGCCAAATCAGCATTAGCCGGAATGACATCTAATTGTGTAATATTGCTGGGACGAGGAAGAGATGTGAAATCATCTTCTCCCAAAAGAGCGTTATAACTCCCTTTTTCGCGTTGGCTATAATCAATACCCAAACCTGTTGACGCATTGCCCTGAGGGTCAAGATCAACCAAAAGCACACGCTTATGACGTGCTAGTGCCGCAGCCAAATTCAGGCTTGTAGTCGTTTTTCCTACACCGCCTTTTTGGTTGGCAATAGCAATAATTTGGGTATTGGATGATGTGGTTTTAGACACGTCTTATTTCACTAATTTTAAGGAGCACGCCGTCACGCGCTGTCACGCTCGGGAAGGTTTCGTAATTTATCTGCCAGTCATTGGCCGCATTGGTCAACTCTTCAGACGTTTTTTGTCCTTTTAAAAATAGACAAAATCCGTTTTCTTTTAAAAGAGGATACGCCCATCCTAAAAGTGTCTTTAAGGGAGCGAGAGCCCTGGCTGTTATGATATCAGAAGGAGCAAGTGTTACGTCTTCAATACGCTTGGCCATAATCGTTGCTTTGGCCCCGCAAAGACGATTAGCCTCTCGAAGAAAGGCGGCTTTTCTCTGATCAGACTCAATAAGGGTAACAGGATTACCTGTTGCTATAGCTATTATAAGCCCAGGAAATCCGCCGCCTGAACCCAGATCGGTAATTGTACTATCAGGCGTGATGTGAGGGACAAGTTGGAGGCTATCTTCAATATGGCGTTGCCAAAGAGACGCTATATCATGGGGGCTAACAAGATTAATCTTGTTATTCCATTGCTGCAAAAGCTGAGAAAAAATATCCAGCTTCTCTTTTGTTTCACGTGAAACGGCTATGTTCGTCATGAACGCCCTCTCATATAAGCAAGTACAGCAATTAGAGCTGCTGGCGTTAAACCACGCACCCTTTGTGCTGCACCAAAATCCGGGGGGCGAGCCTGAGAAAGTCTTTCTTGCATTTCTCGGCTTAA comes from Aristophania vespae and encodes:
- the rsmG gene encoding 16S rRNA (guanine(527)-N(7))-methyltransferase RsmG, whose amino-acid sequence is MTNIAVSRETKEKLDIFSQLLQQWNNKINLVSPHDIASLWQRHIEDSLQLVPHITPDSTITDLGSGGGFPGLIIAIATGNPVTLIESDQRKAAFLREANRLCGAKATIMAKRIEDVTLAPSDIITARALAPLKTLLGWAYPLLKENGFCLFLKGQKTSEELTNAANDWQINYETFPSVTARDGVLLKISEIRRV
- the rfbB gene encoding dTDP-glucose 4,6-dehydratase, whose amino-acid sequence is MHILLTGGYGFIGSAVIRHLINKTSHTVLNVDCMTYAASAENLSSIEQSSRYQHERVDIVNVSELHRLFATYKPDAVMHLAAESHVDRSIDDPAIFIQTNIIGTYMLLEASRKYWNNLEAEKKNSFRFHHISTDEVFGHLDIEAPAFTEQSPYDPRSPYSASKASSDHLVRAWHSTYGLPAFVTNTTNNYGPWHFPEKLIPLIIIKALKGQPLPVYGKGSNIRDWLFVEDHAEALVRAIERGVPGETYAISGRQPCSNLEVVKKICAILDELKPDPAGPRERLINFVSDRPGHDFRYEINPTHAEQALEWKAAHNFDMGLRKTINWFLENENWWQNILDKRYTGQRLGTRS
- a CDS encoding dTMP kinase; its protein translation is MPSQPKIRYGHLIALVGCDGSGKSSLSADLVRILGRNRKTVYGYLGLGSGDLGRRIGQWPLLGPLLEKKLTSKAKKTRTKGEKIPGFITALVVFIFSLIRLKRFRRVKKAVEKGYLVITDRYPQAEIAGQCDGPGLSAARTNNPFIRAMALIEKRLYLKMAAFKPDLIIFLEVDAQTAHQRKPDHDIEALQTKIDIMPHITFNGAPKKIIDASQPYDKVKQNVIAKLSAAKFL
- a CDS encoding histidine phosphatase family protein; the protein is MNDRISSSKKLQAHFLDGPQLQENVTRFWLIRHAVVDSSVRKLMYGADNVPLCPTSLRQQEPIYERLACRLPKNADWISSPLKRAIHTAEAIKKAGNFEGTLQIESGFIEQSLGEWSSLPHQDFSLYPEQNPHYFWPLSATERPPQGESMEDVQKRVGTALDYWADKNLGKETIIISHGGAIRMALAHALGISATSALHFVIQNLSVTALEHIDGQWRVIMVNTLSHFEESAE
- a CDS encoding lipopolysaccharide biosynthesis protein; the encoded protein is MKRWFKDDLFKLVLKNAGRLASGKLVGALLGLGALACATHAMSPSEFGVLILIKAYAQLIADIGQFQGWQVILHYGSIPWQQGEVDRVKTATKFSVGLDLLAGFASMIVGMAVLLLLGPHLGVHPEHRALAFFYCTLIPFLTCSSPYGILRLFDRVDVISRQQIVSPMVRTTLSVLTLVMGWGLTGFVVAWYAGVLAADLYVFTCCWKELKRRNIQGALKPSLLKAARNMPKGMWSFVWLTSVNTVLTSVWGSLSNLLIGRTLGTAAAGLYSLAVTFIDAVQRPVRLLEKSYYPEVARLDTRTTKPWKLAAKMSFLGACLGIVVSLIVYIGGKPVISLFGHRYGEAATLMLWMAPSLVFNMAAFPLYGLLYTAGKFKVLTGTQLISSLFYTVLLIYMSHNYGLDGAGLAFAIGTLFGALINVVIAIVTFIRRRHIILPHEREIRGS
- the rfbA gene encoding glucose-1-phosphate thymidylyltransferase RfbA; this encodes MKPMKAILLSGGSGTRLHPMTLAISKQLLPVFDKPMIYYPLTTLILSGIKEIMIITTPHDLPQFQKLLGDGSQFGVEFTYRTQAKPDGIAQAFLIAADWLNNAPCALALGDNLIFADGLSTKLQTAHDRESGATVFAYQVKDPQRYGVISFDETGKALSIEEKPEHPSSNWAVTGLYFYDNKVCEKAEKLRPSPRGELEITDLNKMYLEEDKLHVSLLGRGCAWLDAGIPDSLMQAGTFVQAIQSRQGMLVGSPTEAAFRMGFISLEQLRARGETMAKTELGKMLLRLADTHERFF
- a CDS encoding ParB/RepB/Spo0J family partition protein — encoded protein: MAKKDSSPRLGRGLAALLGDKAPQLSRVSTPSPRNASSYQQTTLSIDLLAPSPFQPRKNMDSAKLAELADSIRSRGVLQPLLVRPDPQNNGHYQIIAGERRWRASQQAGLHEVPVHIKQLDDSDAMAAAMVENLQRSDLNPIEEAEGLQRLIDDYHLTQEELAGALGKSRSHLANTLRLLNLPEAVRQHLRDGLLSAGHARALLAHPDPVAAMKIVLEKGLSVRQTEVLAVQSQNAQAREKPQSAREADILKIEDDLSQRLGLKTKITFNGKKGSLKVNYDSLEQFETLLQLLKHGFQGKQI
- a CDS encoding nucleoside/nucleotide kinase family protein, translating into MFDRESPSIDPQQGRKQPVIALIGSDGSGKSTVGQVLYEEMNKNRPTAFCHLGKQAGNLGRYIKTIPIIGPIFTKRNEKEHKRLKIKKNSSFLATFVEFVMSMRRVFRFARMRCYHARGFAILTDRFPQNLIPGPMDGPSLANLSFKGRFLHLLMKIENILYRRMSHFKPDLVIRLNVDLETAMSRKPDHKSYKLARKISDVGRLTFDGAPILDLNATDPLEEVLAQAKKAVASVLEAYPHKTR
- a CDS encoding ParA family protein, with product MSKTTSSNTQIIAIANQKGGVGKTTTSLNLAAALARHKRVLLVDLDPQGNASTGLGIDYSQREKGSYNALLGEDDFTSLPRPSNITQLDVIPANADLAGAEIEMIDQERREYRLHDALQAVEGPYDVILIDCPPSLGLLTLNALVAAQSVLVPLQCEFFALEGISQLLRTIERVRMAFNADLHLEGIVLTMYDKRNKLSNLVAEDARNFFGNQVYDTIIPRNIRISEAQSFGKSVLDYDKRSKGATAYLSLAEELLKRLKGKKANG